A stretch of DNA from Aurantiacibacter atlanticus:
CTGCGCGTGAAAGATCGCTGCCGGTGCGCCGCGCCTCGTTTTGCAGAAAGATGGAATCGGATCGCATGACGTGATCGGGCCGCACACCTGACAGCATATTCCCCGGCTCCAGCCCGATCCCGCTTGTCGATGCGACTTCGGCCATGCTCAGCGTGCGTCGGGCGTAATCGGGGTTGCCCGCATTGGCGATGTTCTGCGCGGTCAGGTCCAGCGCGCGGCGGGCGGCCATTGCCCCGCTCTTGCCGATATCGAGGAGATTTGATGACATGGCCTAGTCGCCTCCTTGGTCGACGAAAGCGTTCAACTGCCGCTCTATCGCCGCGGCCAGGCCAAATGTGCCCTGCTGTGAGGCGATGTCGGCAAATTGCTCGTCGCGCATGGCTTCGAACTGTTCGAGACCGGGGCCACCGAAAAGGTCACCCCCCCCGAAATCGCTGGCGCGCGCAGACGATAGCAATTGCCGGATAAAGATCGCCTCGAACGCCTGCGCCGCTTCGCGCAGATCTTCACGCGGGGCTGCTGGGGTGGAAAGCGCGCCGCCCTGCATGGGAGAGGAGGGGAGGATGCTCGTCACAATATCACCATTTCAGCTTGCAGTGCGCCCGCTTGCTTGAGAGCTTCCAGGATAACGACAAGATCCGCTGCGCCGACGCCCAGCATGTTCAGTGCATCGACGACTTCGGAAAGGTTCGCCCCGCCTCGCAGCATGGCGAGCCGTGTTTCCTCGATGTCGAGAGCGATGTCCGAAGCTTGCTCGACAGCAGTTACACCGTCGCTGAATGGCGCAGGCTGCACCACGAGCGGGTCTTCCTCTATCCGCACGACAAGCCTTCCGTGGCTGATTGCGGCAGGGGCAAGGCGCACGGCAGAATTGATGACCACCGTTCCAGTGCGCGAATTCACGATCACGCGCGCGGGTGTTTCCGCCGGGGTCACGTTGATCATCTCGATGGCGGCGATCATTTCGCTGCGGGCATCTGCGCCCAGCGGCATGACGATGGAGAGGGTAACCCCGTCAACCACGCGCGCCGAACCGGGGAAACGATTATTGATCGCCTCGCGCATGCGGCGGGCAGTCTGGAAATCGGCATTATGCAGGTTGAAGCGCAGCTCCCCCTGGCTGTCGAAGCCGGTGGCGACGCTGCGTTCCACGGTTGCGCCATCGGCAATGCGGCCCACGGTGGGCACATTGACGGTGACTTGCGACCCATCGCGACCCGATACGCCAAGCCCGCCCACCGCAAGATTGCCCTGCGACATGGCATAAACCTGCCCATCCGCGCCATATAGCGGGGATAGCACCAGCGATCCGCCGCGCAGGGAATCCGCACGGCCGATGGTGGAAACGGTCACATCGATGGTCTGTCCAGGCTTGGCAAAGGCGGGCAATTCGGCGGTGATGATGACGGCGGCCGCATTCTTGAGGCCCGGAGAGACGCCCGGTGGCAGGGAAAGACCAAGCCTTCCGGAAACACCGCGCATAGCCTCTGTCACATATTCGAAATTATCATCGCCCGTGCCATCAAGGCCGACAACGATTCCGTAGCCTGTCAGCTGGTTGGGGCGCACGCCATCAAACGTGCCGAGATCGCGAATGCGTTCAGCATGTATGGGGGCGGCGATCAACATGGTAAGCGCTGCAAGCAGAAAGGAGAGAATACGCATGTGCTGTCTCCTTCTCAAAAGGGGCTGACCATGTTGAAGAAACGGCCTAGCCATCCGGGACGGCTGGCCTGCTGGATTGCGCCTTGCCCGCCATAGATGATCTGGGCATCTGCGATGCGGGTGGAGAGGATGCGATTGTCGACGTCGATATCGATCAGCCGCAGGATCCCTGCGAACTGCACCCATTCATCGCCCTGGCTCAATCGCATGTTCCGTTCTCCAACCACCAGCGCCGTGCCATTGGGGCGCACTTCGGAAATCGTGACCGAGATGGCGCCGTTGAGCTGGCTGCGCTGGGATGCAGTGCCTGATCCATTGAACGACGAACTGGACGAAGCATTAAGGGCATCGGGATTGAGAAATCCCAGCGGGCCGGCGCTGGGGGGCAGGATGGATGCCTGTCCGTCGCGACCGGTAGTGGCGCTGGTGGTCTTGTTGGTACTGAGGCTTTCAACAAGCACGACGGTGACAAGATCGCCGACATGGCGCGCACGCGTGCCTTCGTGCAGCGCGGCATAACCATTGGCAGCCTGGTAGATCGCGCCATTGTGCGGCGATGCGACAACAGGGGGGCGCGGCAGCGATGCGGCAAAGCCGGGCTGCGGATTGCCGCCCTCCATTGCACAGGCTGATAACGCTAGAGCCAGAAAGCCTGTTGCGACGATGCGGTTCATGATGGTTCTCACAGTATCAAGATCACAACGTCTGGTTGGCGTTGCGCAGCATTTCATCCACCGCGCTGATCATCTTGGAATTGATCTCATAGGCACGCTGCGCCTCAATCATCTCGACCAGCTCTTCCACCACATTGACGTTGGACGATTCCAGCATGCCCTGACGGATCTGGCCGCGGCCGTTCTGGCCGGGCACACCGGTATCGGCAGCGCCGCTGGCCGCGGTTTCCAGCAGCAGATTGTCACCCGTCGCCTGCAGTCCTGCCGCATTAACGAAGCTGGCAATGGTAATCTGGCCCAGTTCGGCCGGTGCGCTGTCGCCCGGCACCATGGCGGTGACGGTGCCATCCGGACCGACCGAGATCGATTGTGCGCCCTCGGGCACCTGGATCGCGGGTTGCAGGGCATATCCTTGCGCGGTGACAAGCTGTCCGTCAGCGGACAAGGTGAAATTGCCCGCGCGGGTGTAGGCCGTCTGCCCGCCGGGTAGCTCCACCTCGAAAAATCCGTCGCCATCCAGCGCCATATCTAGTGAGTTACCGGTCGTCGCCATGGTGCCTTGCGTGTCGATGCGGGTGGTGCCCTGCACGCCCACGCCGGTCCCAAGATTCAAGCCGATTGCGTAAGCCGTCTCGCCGCTGGAACGCTGCCCGGCGATGCGCGCGTCATCATATGACAGCGTCTCGAAATTGGCGCGGTCGCGCTTGAAACCGGTGGTGCCGATATTGGCCAGATTGTTGGCAATCACCCGCATGCGGGTGTCCTGTGCCTCAAGGCCGGTGCGGGCGACGTGAAGTGCGGAAGTGGGCATAATCTATGTCCTTTTCATTCGGATCGGGCTTAGCGCAGCGACATCAGGCTGGCGCTGGACTGATCAAGCTGTTCTGCGGTGGAAATGAT
This window harbors:
- a CDS encoding rod-binding protein, which produces MTSILPSSPMQGGALSTPAAPREDLREAAQAFEAIFIRQLLSSARASDFGGGDLFGGPGLEQFEAMRDEQFADIASQQGTFGLAAAIERQLNAFVDQGGD
- the flgG gene encoding flagellar basal-body rod protein FlgG produces the protein MPTSALHVARTGLEAQDTRMRVIANNLANIGTTGFKRDRANFETLSYDDARIAGQRSSGETAYAIGLNLGTGVGVQGTTRIDTQGTMATTGNSLDMALDGDGFFEVELPGGQTAYTRAGNFTLSADGQLVTAQGYALQPAIQVPEGAQSISVGPDGTVTAMVPGDSAPAELGQITIASFVNAAGLQATGDNLLLETAASGAADTGVPGQNGRGQIRQGMLESSNVNVVEELVEMIEAQRAYEINSKMISAVDEMLRNANQTL
- a CDS encoding flagellar basal body P-ring protein FlgI: MRILSFLLAALTMLIAAPIHAERIRDLGTFDGVRPNQLTGYGIVVGLDGTGDDNFEYVTEAMRGVSGRLGLSLPPGVSPGLKNAAAVIITAELPAFAKPGQTIDVTVSTIGRADSLRGGSLVLSPLYGADGQVYAMSQGNLAVGGLGVSGRDGSQVTVNVPTVGRIADGATVERSVATGFDSQGELRFNLHNADFQTARRMREAINNRFPGSARVVDGVTLSIVMPLGADARSEMIAAIEMINVTPAETPARVIVNSRTGTVVINSAVRLAPAAISHGRLVVRIEEDPLVVQPAPFSDGVTAVEQASDIALDIEETRLAMLRGGANLSEVVDALNMLGVGAADLVVILEALKQAGALQAEMVIL
- a CDS encoding flagellar basal body L-ring protein FlgH; the protein is MNRIVATGFLALALSACAMEGGNPQPGFAASLPRPPVVASPHNGAIYQAANGYAALHEGTRARHVGDLVTVVLVESLSTNKTTSATTGRDGQASILPPSAGPLGFLNPDALNASSSSSFNGSGTASQRSQLNGAISVTISEVRPNGTALVVGERNMRLSQGDEWVQFAGILRLIDIDVDNRILSTRIADAQIIYGGQGAIQQASRPGWLGRFFNMVSPF